Proteins encoded within one genomic window of Halogeometricum sp. S1BR25-6:
- the gfo6 gene encoding D-xylose 1-dehydrogenase Gfo6, with translation MSVDDYLHGLLDRDWEELEDGTLRLAMVGLGWWTREQTIPAAEDSKFCETTVLVSSSREKGRDVADDVDTVEATLTYDEFVDGEAVEAYDAVYVCTPNAKHLPYAEAAAEHGKAILCEKPMEATSERAEELVAATEDVPLMVAYRMQTDPQVRRMRELVRNGAVGDPVLVHGHMGQQMLEFVSGSPDQWRLDPELAGYGASVMDLGVYPLNTARFVLDADPVSVTAQMRSEDEAFEKVPDQYATFTVQYDDGTYAACTASQNASLSGHLRIVGTEGELSLEHSYLGMSDQHLRYRTADGREIEIDDERSDVFGDEMTEELDYFADRVLREKPFVADAEHGLLDMRALAAIYEAAETGETVSVN, from the coding sequence ATGTCAGTCGATGATTACCTACACGGTCTCTTGGACCGCGACTGGGAGGAGTTGGAGGACGGGACGCTCCGCCTCGCCATGGTCGGTCTCGGATGGTGGACGCGCGAGCAGACGATACCCGCCGCCGAGGACTCGAAGTTCTGCGAGACGACGGTACTCGTCAGCAGCAGTCGCGAGAAGGGTCGGGACGTCGCCGACGACGTCGACACCGTCGAGGCGACGCTCACCTACGACGAGTTCGTCGACGGCGAGGCCGTCGAGGCGTACGACGCCGTCTACGTCTGCACGCCGAACGCCAAACACCTCCCGTACGCCGAGGCGGCGGCCGAACACGGGAAGGCGATTCTCTGCGAGAAACCGATGGAGGCGACGAGCGAACGCGCCGAGGAACTCGTCGCGGCCACCGAGGACGTCCCGCTGATGGTCGCCTACCGGATGCAGACGGACCCGCAGGTGCGCCGGATGCGCGAACTCGTCCGAAACGGCGCCGTCGGCGACCCGGTGCTCGTTCACGGACACATGGGCCAGCAGATGCTGGAGTTCGTCTCCGGTAGTCCCGACCAGTGGCGCCTCGACCCCGAACTCGCCGGCTACGGCGCGTCGGTGATGGACCTCGGCGTCTACCCGCTGAACACCGCGCGGTTCGTCCTCGACGCCGACCCGGTGAGCGTGACGGCACAGATGCGTTCGGAGGACGAAGCGTTCGAGAAGGTGCCCGACCAGTACGCGACGTTTACGGTCCAGTACGACGACGGCACCTACGCCGCCTGCACCGCCAGCCAGAACGCCTCCCTCTCGGGGCACCTCCGCATCGTCGGCACCGAGGGCGAACTCTCCTTGGAGCACTCCTACCTCGGGATGTCAGACCAGCATCTCCGCTACCGAACGGCGGACGGGCGCGAAATCGAGATAGACGACGAGCGCAGCGACGTGTTCGGCGACGAGATGACCGAGGAGTTGGACTACTTCGCCGACCGGGTCCTCAGAGAGAAGCCGTTCGTGGCGGACGCCGAACACGGCCTCCTCGACATGCGGGCGCTGGCGGCCATCTACGAGGCGGCCGAGACGGGCGAGACGGTCTCGGTGAACTGA
- a CDS encoding aldehyde dehydrogenase family protein yields the protein MTTEKNYVDGEWVDAATGDTLDVQNPANPSETVATYQQSDESDAKEAVEAAVAAKEEWANTPGPERGRILREAGTLLGQRKEELTDKLVAEEGKARGEASGEVQRAIDIFHYFSAKASDLGGTVKGASGPDTNLYTREMPVGVAALVTPWNYPIAIPAWKLAPALAAGNTVVLKPASLAPGVVVEIARALDEAGLPDGVLNVVTGPGSAVGSEFIENEGTDAVSFTGSSQVGEMVYEQATDAGKRVQTELGGKNPTVVMDSADPAEAADIVANGGFGTTGQSCTACSRAVVHEDVYDEFVDELVDRAESIDIGPGNEHEMGPQVSEDELNSTLEYIDIAQNEGATLAAGGDVPEGDNVEEGHFVEPTVFTDVENDMRIAQEEVFGPVVAVIKVSDYEEGLEVANDVEFGLSTSIVTDDHTEANRFVEEAEAGVVKVNDKTTGLELHVPFGGVKRSSSETWREQGDAGLDFYTIEKTVYDSY from the coding sequence ATGACGACAGAGAAAAACTACGTGGACGGAGAGTGGGTGGACGCCGCTACCGGCGACACCCTCGACGTACAGAACCCGGCGAATCCGAGCGAGACCGTCGCGACGTACCAGCAGTCCGACGAATCGGACGCGAAGGAGGCCGTCGAGGCCGCCGTCGCAGCGAAAGAAGAGTGGGCGAACACGCCCGGTCCCGAACGCGGACGCATCCTCCGCGAGGCCGGAACGCTCCTCGGACAGCGCAAGGAGGAACTGACCGACAAACTGGTCGCAGAAGAGGGGAAAGCGCGCGGCGAGGCGTCCGGTGAGGTACAGCGCGCGATAGACATCTTCCACTACTTCTCGGCGAAGGCGTCCGACCTCGGCGGCACCGTGAAGGGGGCGAGCGGACCGGACACGAACCTCTACACGCGCGAGATGCCCGTCGGCGTCGCCGCCCTCGTCACGCCGTGGAACTACCCCATCGCCATCCCGGCGTGGAAACTCGCCCCCGCGCTGGCGGCGGGCAACACCGTCGTTCTCAAGCCCGCGTCGCTGGCGCCCGGCGTCGTCGTCGAAATCGCCCGCGCCCTGGACGAGGCGGGCCTGCCCGACGGCGTGCTCAACGTCGTCACCGGCCCCGGCAGCGCGGTCGGCAGCGAGTTCATCGAGAACGAGGGTACCGACGCCGTCTCCTTCACCGGCAGCAGTCAGGTGGGCGAGATGGTGTACGAGCAGGCGACGGACGCGGGCAAGCGCGTCCAGACCGAACTCGGCGGGAAGAACCCGACGGTCGTGATGGACTCCGCCGACCCCGCGGAAGCCGCGGACATCGTCGCGAACGGCGGGTTCGGGACGACCGGCCAGTCCTGCACCGCCTGCTCCCGCGCCGTCGTCCACGAGGACGTCTACGACGAGTTCGTCGACGAACTCGTGGACCGCGCCGAGTCCATCGACATCGGCCCCGGCAACGAACACGAGATGGGTCCGCAGGTCAGCGAGGACGAACTGAACTCCACGCTGGAGTACATCGATATCGCGCAGAACGAGGGCGCGACGCTCGCGGCGGGCGGAGACGTCCCCGAGGGTGACAACGTGGAAGAGGGCCACTTCGTCGAGCCAACCGTCTTCACCGACGTGGAGAACGACATGCGCATCGCCCAAGAGGAGGTGTTCGGCCCCGTCGTCGCCGTCATCAAGGTGTCCGACTACGAGGAGGGCCTGGAAGTCGCCAACGACGTGGAGTTCGGCCTCTCGACGAGCATCGTCACCGACGACCACACGGAGGCAAACCGCTTCGTCGAGGAGGCGGAAGCGGGCGTCGTGAAGGTCAACGACAAGACGACCGGACTGGAACTGCACGTTCCCTTCGGCGGCGTCAAGCGCTCCTCCTCGGAGACGTGGCGCGAGCAGGGCGACGCCGGACTCGACTTCTACACCATCGAGAAGACCGTCTACGACAGCTACTGA
- a CDS encoding universal stress protein codes for MRDALVVMEDREGCAALLREAAAYAAGAGTDLVLYSPLTGEEYKEAIETLDEIGRIENRDYSDEEALGVARQFAERMAKETLDGDVAWSVVADVNEELEARHVIDAAESRDCDHVFTLGRRRSPTGKAVFGDETQRLILNFEGYVTVKVE; via the coding sequence ATGAGAGACGCACTCGTAGTGATGGAGGATCGAGAGGGATGTGCAGCGTTACTCCGTGAGGCCGCGGCCTACGCCGCCGGGGCGGGAACCGACCTCGTCCTGTACTCGCCGCTGACCGGCGAGGAGTACAAGGAGGCCATCGAGACGCTCGACGAAATCGGACGCATCGAGAACCGCGACTACAGCGACGAGGAGGCCCTCGGCGTCGCGCGGCAGTTCGCCGAGCGGATGGCGAAGGAGACCCTCGACGGCGACGTGGCGTGGTCCGTCGTCGCCGACGTGAACGAGGAACTGGAGGCGCGTCACGTCATCGACGCCGCGGAGAGCCGAGACTGCGACCACGTGTTCACCCTCGGTCGCCGTCGGTCGCCGACGGGGAAGGCCGTCTTCGGCGACGAGACCCAGCGGCTCATCCTGAACTTCGAGGGATACGTGACGGTGAAGGTGGAGTGA
- a CDS encoding mannonate dehydratase, which translates to MDTTLMLPPRPDRRWTLARQLGLSTAVVRFWGEEEWWTYDSLLKTRNRFADHGLSLDVVEDRPPMTKTVLGEEGRDGEIATVKELLRNMGRAGIGVYSWVWTENPVGVIRTSDAVRLRGDSRTTAYDHEQSERGPDHPAEISEAELWENLAYFLEEVVPVAEEAGVKLALHPDDPPVESARGVPRLVNSVENVRRILDISDSPNHGLTFCQGNFSAMGADVPATIREFGDRIHFVHFRDVEGEAESFVETWHDEGQTDMPAAMDAYREVGFDGPIRPDHVPKMLGEEDREGAASGYTDMGRLFAVGYMKGLTERAERSETR; encoded by the coding sequence ATGGATACGACGCTGATGCTTCCGCCGCGTCCGGACCGGCGGTGGACGCTCGCGCGGCAACTGGGACTCTCGACCGCGGTCGTCCGGTTCTGGGGTGAGGAGGAGTGGTGGACGTACGACTCGCTGTTGAAGACGAGAAACCGCTTCGCCGACCACGGCCTCTCGCTCGACGTCGTCGAAGACCGGCCGCCGATGACGAAGACGGTGCTCGGCGAGGAGGGCCGAGACGGGGAGATAGCGACGGTCAAGGAGTTGCTCCGGAACATGGGACGGGCCGGAATCGGCGTCTACTCGTGGGTGTGGACGGAGAACCCGGTCGGCGTGATTCGGACTTCGGACGCCGTCCGCCTGCGCGGCGACTCGCGGACGACGGCGTACGACCACGAGCAGTCCGAACGCGGACCGGACCACCCCGCCGAGATATCGGAGGCGGAACTGTGGGAGAACTTGGCATACTTCTTAGAGGAGGTCGTCCCCGTCGCGGAGGAGGCGGGCGTGAAACTCGCGCTTCACCCCGACGACCCGCCGGTCGAGTCGGCGCGCGGCGTGCCGCGCCTCGTGAACTCCGTCGAGAACGTGCGGCGCATCCTCGACATCTCCGACAGCCCGAACCACGGGCTCACGTTCTGTCAGGGCAACTTCTCGGCGATGGGCGCCGACGTACCCGCGACGATTCGGGAGTTCGGCGACCGCATCCACTTCGTCCATTTCCGCGACGTGGAGGGCGAGGCGGAGTCGTTCGTCGAGACGTGGCACGACGAGGGGCAGACGGACATGCCGGCGGCGATGGACGCCTACCGGGAGGTCGGTTTCGACGGTCCCATCCGCCCCGACCACGTCCCGAAGATGCTCGGCGAGGAGGACCGAGAGGGGGCGGCCTCCGGCTACACCGACATGGGTCGACTGTTCGCCGTCGGCTACATGAAGGGGCTGACGGAGCGAGCGGAGCGCTCCGAGACGCGGTAG
- the uxaC gene encoding glucuronate isomerase — protein MGLIDEGYLLETDAAAALYDAIEDLPIVDPHNHIDMAEVVENKAWSDVWAVEGATDHYVWQLMRKRGVPEEKVTGDASNREKWTALAEVFPDFAGNPTYEWVHLDLQRRFGIEKPLNAETADEIWEETKRQLAEPEKRPQAVLREMDVEVLCSSDDPTSRLEYHERAETEVEGVEIRPTWRPDRALKIENPEWSTFVAELDEATESGVETFGGFLAALAETHEYFAEHGCVACDVGTGTTPVSRPVDRERAAGVYKKARRGDDVDEDAVRDFKAYLLGFVGRLNADAGWVTQLHVGAVRDYRESLYESVGANAGGDVSTQDVDLVDKLDHFLDEFDGEMEIVLYTLDPTHYPSATVLARTYPNVSVGPAWWFNDSPFGIENQLERVAAVDLLANYAGMVSDSRKLVSYGSRFEMFRRSLANVVGRMVERGRIPRKNAERLVEHVAYDRPKELYGL, from the coding sequence ATGGGACTCATCGACGAGGGCTACCTACTGGAGACGGACGCGGCGGCGGCGCTCTACGACGCTATCGAGGACCTCCCGATAGTCGACCCGCACAACCACATCGACATGGCCGAGGTCGTCGAGAACAAAGCGTGGAGCGACGTCTGGGCGGTCGAAGGCGCGACCGACCACTACGTCTGGCAACTCATGCGCAAGCGCGGCGTTCCCGAGGAGAAGGTGACCGGCGACGCGAGCAACCGCGAGAAGTGGACTGCCCTCGCCGAGGTGTTCCCCGACTTCGCCGGTAACCCGACGTACGAGTGGGTCCACCTCGACCTGCAGCGCCGATTCGGTATCGAGAAACCCCTGAACGCGGAGACGGCCGACGAGATATGGGAGGAGACGAAACGGCAACTGGCCGAACCCGAGAAGCGACCGCAGGCGGTCCTCCGGGAGATGGACGTCGAGGTGCTCTGCAGCAGCGACGACCCGACCTCCCGCCTCGAGTACCACGAACGCGCGGAGACCGAAGTGGAGGGCGTCGAGATACGGCCCACGTGGCGCCCCGACCGGGCGCTGAAGATAGAGAACCCGGAGTGGTCGACGTTCGTCGCCGAACTGGACGAGGCGACCGAGAGCGGCGTCGAGACGTTCGGGGGCTTTCTCGCCGCCCTCGCGGAGACGCACGAGTATTTCGCCGAGCACGGCTGCGTCGCCTGCGACGTCGGCACGGGGACGACGCCGGTATCGAGGCCGGTCGACCGCGAACGCGCCGCCGGCGTGTACAAAAAGGCGCGCCGCGGCGACGACGTCGACGAGGATGCGGTGCGCGATTTCAAGGCGTACCTCCTCGGATTCGTCGGCCGCCTGAACGCCGACGCCGGGTGGGTGACGCAGTTGCACGTCGGGGCGGTCCGGGACTACCGCGAGTCGCTGTACGAGTCGGTCGGGGCGAACGCCGGCGGCGACGTCTCGACGCAGGACGTCGACCTCGTCGACAAGTTGGACCACTTCCTCGACGAGTTCGACGGGGAGATGGAGATAGTCCTCTACACGCTCGACCCGACGCATTACCCGAGTGCGACGGTGCTCGCCCGGACGTACCCGAACGTGAGCGTCGGACCGGCGTGGTGGTTCAACGACAGTCCGTTCGGCATCGAGAACCAACTGGAACGCGTCGCGGCGGTGGACCTGCTCGCCAACTACGCCGGCATGGTCAGCGACTCGCGGAAACTCGTCTCCTACGGGTCGCGCTTCGAGATGTTCCGGCGCTCGCTGGCGAACGTCGTCGGGAGGATGGTCGAACGCGGGCGAATTCCCCGCAAGAACGCCGAACGACTCGTCGAGCACGTGGCGTACGACCGGCCGAAGGAGCTGTACGGACTCTGA
- the xacR gene encoding HTH-type transcriptional regulator XacR yields the protein MNAKHPVRTTEKTLALVDELRERGRCGVTELANNLDMGKSGVHNHLTTLREHGYVLKRGDEYQLGLKFLEVGGYVRKSMEFYQVAEPEIKALADETGELANLVVEEQGMAVYLMRSKGEDAVDLDTYAGMRAYLHTTALGKAILAHLPESRVDEIVDRRGLEQETSKSIGTREELFEALDDVRERGYAIDDGERLAGLRCLAAPVKASSGEVLGAISVSAPASRVSDDDLHGELPERVLSAANVVELNINY from the coding sequence ATGAACGCCAAACACCCGGTGCGGACGACCGAGAAGACGCTCGCTCTCGTCGACGAGCTGCGAGAGCGGGGTCGCTGCGGGGTGACTGAACTGGCGAACAATCTCGATATGGGGAAGAGCGGCGTGCACAACCACCTGACGACGCTGCGGGAGCACGGCTACGTGCTGAAACGGGGCGACGAGTATCAACTCGGGCTGAAGTTCCTCGAAGTCGGCGGCTACGTGCGGAAGTCGATGGAGTTCTACCAGGTCGCCGAACCCGAAATAAAGGCGCTCGCGGACGAGACGGGCGAACTGGCCAACCTGGTGGTCGAAGAGCAGGGGATGGCCGTCTACCTGATGCGCTCGAAGGGGGAGGACGCCGTCGACTTGGACACGTACGCGGGCATGCGCGCGTACCTGCACACGACGGCGCTCGGAAAGGCCATCCTCGCTCACCTCCCCGAGTCGCGCGTCGACGAAATCGTCGACCGACGCGGACTCGAACAGGAGACGTCGAAGAGCATCGGCACCCGTGAGGAACTGTTCGAGGCCCTCGACGACGTCCGAGAACGCGGGTACGCTATCGACGACGGCGAGCGACTGGCGGGGCTTCGGTGTCTCGCCGCTCCGGTGAAGGCGTCGTCCGGTGAGGTGCTGGGGGCCATCAGCGTCTCCGCGCCGGCGAGTCGCGTCAGCGACGACGACCTCCACGGCGAACTCCCGGAACGGGTTCTCAGCGCGGCGAACGTGGTGGAACTCAACATCAACTACTGA
- a CDS encoding glycoside hydrolase family 4: protein MDAAIGDHGREPSESRSTTGERLDADNLTVAYVGGGSRQWVPNLVQDLALSPFDGTVRLYDVDVESAERNAEFGNWVGERAAATAEWEYTATDDLGEALTGADVVLLSTQYDPTETFVHDLDLPKEYGIYGAVAATIGPGGILRAMRTIPTYRKFAAAIRERCPDAWVFNFTNPVHFVTRALYDEYPDINAVGMCHEVLHGRDRLAELAGEHLGMDADRSDISVNVKGINHFTWIDEAYCDGVDLWPLLDELACGEEGNRRFAPADLEDESPFADPWQVSWELYRRFGLLPFAGDRHIVEYATWFLQGGEEGLNRWGVKRTGSDFRAKHWTPAESEQTTDVEAWLSGDREFELEASGEVLLDVLGALAGGDDVVTNVNLPNRGQVDGIERDTVVETNALVRAGEIRPLSAGGFPRPVRSLVQGHVDTIETITEASRTGDVDRAFRGFLLDPQVRTLQTEAARDLFAELVAVEETYLDGWDLGASETLAEADAY, encoded by the coding sequence ATGGACGCAGCTATCGGAGACCACGGTCGGGAGCCGTCGGAATCGCGGTCGACCACCGGTGAGCGTCTCGACGCGGACAATCTCACCGTCGCGTACGTCGGCGGCGGCAGTCGCCAGTGGGTGCCGAACCTCGTCCAGGACCTCGCTCTCTCGCCCTTCGACGGGACCGTTCGCCTGTACGACGTCGACGTCGAGAGCGCCGAGCGAAACGCCGAGTTCGGCAACTGGGTCGGGGAGCGAGCGGCGGCCACCGCGGAGTGGGAGTACACGGCGACGGACGACCTCGGTGAGGCACTGACCGGCGCGGACGTCGTCCTTCTCTCGACGCAGTACGACCCCACGGAGACGTTCGTCCACGACCTCGACCTGCCGAAGGAGTACGGCATCTACGGGGCGGTGGCGGCGACCATCGGGCCGGGGGGAATCCTCCGTGCGATGCGTACCATCCCGACGTACCGGAAGTTTGCGGCCGCGATTCGCGAGCGCTGCCCGGACGCGTGGGTGTTCAACTTCACCAATCCCGTCCACTTCGTCACGCGCGCCCTGTACGACGAGTACCCCGACATCAACGCCGTCGGGATGTGCCACGAGGTGCTCCACGGCCGCGACCGACTGGCGGAGTTGGCCGGCGAACACCTCGGGATGGACGCCGACCGGAGCGATATCTCGGTGAACGTGAAAGGGATAAATCACTTCACGTGGATCGACGAGGCGTACTGCGACGGCGTCGACCTGTGGCCCCTGCTGGACGAACTGGCATGCGGCGAGGAGGGAAACCGGCGGTTCGCGCCCGCGGACCTCGAGGACGAGAGCCCGTTCGCCGACCCGTGGCAGGTGTCGTGGGAACTGTACCGCCGGTTCGGCCTGCTCCCGTTCGCGGGCGACCGCCACATCGTCGAGTACGCGACGTGGTTCCTGCAGGGCGGCGAGGAGGGGCTGAACCGCTGGGGCGTCAAGCGGACGGGCAGCGACTTCCGGGCGAAGCACTGGACGCCCGCCGAGTCCGAGCAGACGACGGACGTGGAGGCGTGGCTCTCGGGCGACAGGGAGTTCGAACTCGAAGCCTCCGGGGAGGTGCTCCTCGACGTCCTCGGCGCCCTCGCCGGGGGCGACGACGTCGTCACGAACGTCAACCTCCCCAACCGAGGGCAGGTGGACGGTATCGAACGCGACACTGTGGTGGAGACGAACGCCCTCGTCCGCGCCGGCGAGATTCGGCCGTTGAGCGCGGGCGGGTTCCCGCGCCCCGTGCGCTCGTTGGTGCAGGGTCACGTCGACACCATCGAGACCATCACCGAAGCCTCGCGGACCGGGGACGTCGACCGCGCGTTCCGCGGGTTCCTCCTCGACCCGCAGGTCCGAACGCTGCAGACGGAGGCGGCGCGCGACCTGTTCGCCGAACTCGTCGCCGTCGAGGAGACGTACCTCGACGGGTGGGACCTCGGGGCGTCCGAGACGCTCGCGGAGGCGGACGCGTACTGA
- a CDS encoding GDSL-type esterase/lipase family protein — MADDSVGDDCSRRISRRKMLTVAGTLGGAAPNLGCSGSAYCEPAMAEHIAARDDWDVATLSLSVNMANTGGFPVEEFEARAEPFVNTVAAAHPDKPVACVTLFPYFDDVTESGDGEHAEAYRETLRTVVAKSPHQNLSVVEGPDLLPLTGLSADLLHPGDEGMRAIGEGLSRHLRAVTA, encoded by the coding sequence ATGGCAGACGACAGCGTGGGAGACGACTGTAGCCGGCGGATTAGCCGTCGGAAGATGTTGACCGTCGCCGGGACGTTGGGCGGCGCGGCGCCGAACCTCGGGTGTTCCGGGTCCGCGTACTGCGAACCCGCGATGGCCGAGCACATCGCCGCCCGCGACGACTGGGACGTGGCGACGCTCTCGCTGTCGGTGAACATGGCGAACACCGGCGGATTCCCGGTCGAGGAGTTCGAGGCGCGCGCCGAACCGTTCGTGAACACCGTCGCGGCGGCGCACCCCGACAAACCCGTCGCGTGCGTCACCCTCTTTCCGTACTTCGACGACGTGACGGAGTCGGGCGACGGCGAGCACGCGGAAGCGTACCGGGAGACGTTGCGAACCGTCGTCGCGAAGTCGCCGCACCAGAATCTCTCCGTCGTCGAGGGACCGGACCTGCTCCCCCTCACAGGGTTGTCGGCGGACCTCCTCCACCCGGGGGACGAGGGGATGAGGGCCATCGGCGAGGGACTGTCGCGGCACCTGCGAGCGGTGACCGCGTGA
- a CDS encoding NAD-dependent epimerase/dehydratase family protein yields the protein MTTDTRSVVVTGALGGAGRWVVRQLLDDGYGVVGLDQRLPSGDVPEGANFFEVDLTDRGETAELFAEFDPDAVAHLAAIPDPTNHAGARVFSNNVLSTYNVLDAAGRTGARVAWASSESAYGFPFAERRSAPDYVPIDEEHPLRPQDPYGVSKEAGEAVAARTARRYGVPVASIRPSWVQYPGRYQATGNREGFDIETLRDLPSGVSQHGGAGNFWSYIDVRDLASMFSAALTADIEGHEAYLCHAAENYLGLNTADLLGALFGDDAPPCDVDGDECAFTTAKAERELGWAPEHVWQEATDENVDGPAF from the coding sequence ATGACAACCGACACGCGAAGCGTCGTCGTCACCGGCGCACTCGGCGGTGCGGGGCGGTGGGTCGTGCGGCAACTGCTCGACGACGGATACGGGGTCGTCGGTCTCGACCAGCGACTCCCGTCCGGGGACGTTCCGGAGGGCGCGAACTTCTTCGAGGTGGACCTGACGGACCGCGGCGAGACGGCGGAACTGTTCGCCGAGTTCGACCCCGACGCCGTCGCGCATCTGGCCGCGATTCCGGACCCGACGAACCACGCCGGCGCGCGGGTGTTCTCGAACAACGTCCTGAGCACGTACAACGTTCTCGACGCCGCCGGGCGGACGGGCGCGCGGGTCGCGTGGGCCTCCAGCGAATCGGCGTACGGTTTCCCGTTCGCCGAGCGCCGCTCCGCGCCCGACTACGTCCCCATCGACGAGGAGCACCCGCTCAGACCGCAGGACCCCTACGGCGTCTCGAAGGAGGCGGGGGAGGCCGTCGCCGCGCGGACCGCCCGCCGGTACGGCGTTCCCGTGGCCTCGATTCGGCCCTCGTGGGTCCAGTATCCCGGCCGGTATCAGGCGACGGGGAACCGCGAGGGGTTCGACATCGAGACGCTTCGGGACCTCCCGTCGGGCGTCTCACAGCACGGCGGCGCCGGCAACTTCTGGTCGTACATCGACGTGCGCGACCTCGCGTCGATGTTCTCGGCGGCGCTAACGGCCGACATCGAGGGGCACGAGGCGTACCTCTGTCACGCCGCGGAGAACTACCTCGGTCTGAACACCGCCGACCTGCTCGGCGCTCTCTTCGGCGACGACGCCCCGCCGTGCGACGTTGACGGCGACGAGTGCGCGTTCACTACGGCGAAGGCCGAACGCGAGTTGGGGTGGGCGCCGGAGCACGTCTGGCAGGAGGCGACAGACGAGAACGTCGACGGCCCCGCGTTCTAA
- a CDS encoding ABC transporter ATP-binding protein: protein MSEVRFERVRKVYEGDIVAVDDFSLDIEDGEFVTVVGPSGSGKSTLLRMLAGLEEISSGSISIGDRVVNNVPAQDRNVAMVFQNYALYPHMTVRKNMSYGLKLTSDLSDDEIADRVEEAAEMMGIEDQLGKKPAALSGGQQQRVATGRAIVREPEVFLMDEPLSNLDAKLRAHMRTELQRIQDDLETTTVYVTHDQEEALTMSDRVVILDGGDLQQVGTPKEVFNRPANLFVADFIGSPSMNFFDVELSGATLESEAFSYEVSAETRDRIRERAVSDSLVLGVRPEHFHFADRESTDTISARLDVHEPVGDDNYFYLRSNGIEFTMRVMGDYRYDEGDEIGVTFDEGKMHIFDRASGNNVMVDTGRDAETEREPTAQRT from the coding sequence ATGAGCGAAGTACGATTCGAACGCGTGCGGAAGGTGTACGAGGGCGACATCGTGGCGGTCGACGACTTCTCTCTCGACATCGAAGACGGAGAGTTCGTCACGGTCGTCGGTCCCTCCGGGTCGGGGAAGTCGACGCTGCTGCGGATGCTCGCCGGCCTCGAAGAGATATCCAGCGGATCCATCAGCATCGGCGACCGAGTGGTGAACAACGTCCCGGCGCAGGACCGCAACGTGGCGATGGTGTTCCAGAACTACGCGCTGTACCCCCACATGACGGTCAGGAAGAACATGTCGTACGGGCTGAAGCTCACCTCGGACCTCTCGGACGACGAGATAGCCGACCGCGTCGAGGAAGCGGCGGAGATGATGGGTATCGAGGACCAACTCGGCAAAAAACCCGCCGCGCTCTCGGGCGGACAGCAACAGCGCGTCGCGACCGGTCGCGCCATCGTTCGGGAGCCTGAGGTGTTCCTGATGGACGAACCGCTCTCGAACCTGGACGCGAAGCTCCGTGCGCACATGCGGACAGAGCTCCAACGGATACAGGACGACTTGGAGACGACGACGGTGTACGTGACGCACGACCAGGAGGAGGCGCTCACGATGTCCGACCGAGTGGTGATCCTCGACGGCGGTGACCTCCAGCAGGTGGGAACGCCCAAGGAGGTGTTCAACCGGCCGGCCAACCTGTTCGTCGCCGACTTCATCGGGTCGCCGTCGATGAACTTCTTCGACGTGGAACTGAGCGGCGCCACGCTGGAGAGCGAGGCGTTCTCCTACGAGGTGTCCGCCGAGACTCGGGACCGAATCCGCGAGCGAGCCGTCTCGGACAGCCTCGTGCTCGGCGTCCGTCCGGAGCACTTCCACTTCGCCGACCGGGAGTCTACCGACACGATATCGGCACGGCTCGACGTCCACGAACCCGTCGGCGACGACAACTACTTCTACCTCCGGTCGAACGGCATCGAGTTCACGATGCGCGTGATGGGTGACTACCGGTACGACGAGGGCGACGAAATCGGCGTCACGTTCGACGAGGGGAAGATGCACATCTTCGACCGCGCGAGCGGCAACAACGTGATGGTCGACACCGGTCGAGACGCCGAGACGGAGCGCGAACCCACCGCACAGCGGACGTAA